A stretch of the Ktedonobacterales bacterium genome encodes the following:
- the folE gene encoding GTP cyclohydrolase I FolE, whose amino-acid sequence MFFVDETDDRDYQAAMRLHPRRISDEQMRRFEDYVAEIFTAFGMETNTPATEKTPQRFIRALYDITEGYEGDPKLLTVFETECRGGPDCRLSQVIEGPIQFFSLCEHHALPFFGRAYLGYIAHEHIIGISKLTRLVRLFAKRFTVQERVGQQIAEALETMLQPHGVAVYLEAQHLCTEMRGVRERAPLTRTTFWRGHYESDPALRAEFFTACGVRP is encoded by the coding sequence ATGTTCTTTGTTGACGAGACCGATGATCGGGATTACCAGGCCGCCATGCGCCTGCACCCGCGCCGCATTTCCGATGAGCAGATGCGGCGGTTTGAGGATTATGTGGCTGAGATTTTTACGGCCTTTGGGATGGAGACCAATACCCCGGCCACGGAGAAGACTCCACAGCGCTTTATTCGCGCGCTCTACGATATTACGGAGGGCTATGAGGGCGATCCCAAGCTGCTGACGGTCTTTGAGACGGAGTGTCGAGGCGGGCCGGATTGTCGGCTGAGCCAAGTGATCGAAGGGCCGATTCAGTTCTTCAGCCTGTGCGAGCATCACGCGCTCCCATTTTTTGGCCGGGCTTATCTCGGCTATATTGCCCACGAGCATATTATTGGCATCTCCAAACTGACCCGGCTGGTTCGGCTGTTCGCCAAGCGTTTCACCGTGCAGGAGCGCGTGGGGCAACAGATCGCCGAAGCATTAGAAACGATGCTTCAGCCACATGGCGTGGCGGTCTATCTGGAGGCCCAGCATCTCTGTACTGAGATGCGCGGCGTGCGCGAGCGAGCGCCCCTGACGCGCACGACCTTCTGGCGCGGCCATTACGAGAGCGACCCAGCCTTGCGGGCTGAGTTCTTTACGGCCTGTGGAGTCCGCCCATGA
- a CDS encoding ArsR family transcriptional regulator: protein MMTTPWNHRFFATTRGQLILLLRRASRTVEELAQALHLTDNAVRAHLATLERDGLVAQQGVRRGSGKPAFVYALAPEAERLFPKAYEAVLHQLLDVLEEQLPPTQVEEFIRATGRSLGKTLPTPAGDLRMRLCVATETLNELGGLAELEEAEEVFWIQGQLCPLATLVPDHPLMCQLAEALLGELVGKPVEEHCARGEAPHCHFAVSKTT from the coding sequence ATGATGACAACGCCCTGGAATCATCGTTTTTTCGCCACCACGCGCGGCCAACTGATTCTGCTTCTGCGTCGGGCCAGCCGAACTGTCGAGGAACTGGCCCAGGCGCTCCACCTGACGGATAATGCTGTGCGTGCGCACCTGGCAACGCTTGAGCGCGATGGGCTGGTTGCCCAGCAGGGGGTGCGTCGCGGTTCTGGCAAGCCCGCTTTTGTCTATGCCCTGGCTCCTGAAGCCGAGCGTTTGTTCCCAAAGGCATACGAAGCGGTGCTGCACCAGTTGCTCGACGTACTAGAAGAACAACTGCCTCCAACACAGGTCGAAGAATTTATCCGCGCCACCGGAAGGAGTCTGGGGAAGACATTGCCGACTCCGGCAGGCGATCTGAGAATGCGCCTGTGCGTCGCTACGGAAACGCTCAACGAGTTGGGAGGACTGGCGGAATTGGAGGAAGCAGAAGAGGTCTTCTGGATTCAGGGGCAGCTCTGCCCTCTGGCGACGCTGGTTCCAGACCATCCGCTGATGTGCCAGTTGGCTGAGGCGCTGCTGGGGGAACTGGTGGGAAAGCCAGTTGAGGAGCATTGCGCGCGAGGAGAAGCGCCTCATTGCCATTTTGCCGTGTCTAAAACCACATGA
- a CDS encoding dihydrofolate reductase family protein, with protein sequence MNPLEPLETLYAIERGPALPLPAELAAVYGRLEFPPHPGRPYIIGNFVSTLDGVVALNSPGSRTGGGEISGFNEHDRLVMGLLRAIADAVIIGAGTLRSVPNHRWTAGHIYPPLLQAYQQTRARLGIAEPPLSVIVTAQGAVNLSLPVFQSGETPVLIVTTRSGAERLGEQLLPSWVKVSIAAGEGSVGAKAVLEAINRQRSCDLILTEGGPKLMSVFFAERLLDELFLTLAPQVAGRDGSTERPGFVDGKRFAPEQPVWGTLVDLRRGSSHLFLRYAFGETRGTT encoded by the coding sequence ATGAACCCACTTGAACCATTAGAAACGCTCTACGCCATTGAGCGCGGTCCCGCGTTGCCGCTGCCAGCAGAACTGGCAGCGGTGTATGGTCGGCTGGAGTTCCCACCGCATCCTGGGCGGCCCTATATCATCGGCAACTTTGTCAGCACGCTGGACGGTGTGGTTGCGCTGAACTCGCCGGGCAGCAGAACCGGGGGAGGCGAGATCAGCGGCTTCAACGAACATGATCGCCTGGTGATGGGCTTACTCCGCGCCATCGCTGATGCGGTTATTATTGGCGCGGGTACGCTCCGCTCGGTTCCTAACCACCGCTGGACCGCTGGGCATATCTATCCGCCGCTTCTCCAGGCGTATCAGCAGACACGCGCGCGTCTTGGCATAGCAGAGCCACCGCTGAGTGTGATCGTTACGGCCCAGGGGGCTGTGAATCTTTCCTTGCCAGTGTTTCAATCTGGCGAGACGCCTGTTTTGATTGTGACGACCCGCTCCGGGGCAGAACGCTTGGGAGAGCAATTGCTGCCATCCTGGGTGAAGGTCAGCATTGCAGCAGGCGAGGGTTCTGTCGGTGCAAAGGCCGTGTTGGAGGCAATCAACCGACAGCGTTCTTGTGACCTCATTTTGACCGAAGGCGGTCCCAAGCTGATGAGCGTTTTTTTTGCTGAGCGCCTCTTGGATGAACTCTTTCTGACGTTGGCTCCACAGGTGGCGGGACGCGATGGCTCAACCGAACGCCCCGGCTTTGTTGATGGCAAACGCTTTGCGCCGGAGCAGCCTGTCTGGGGAACCCTGGTCGATCTCAGGCGTGGCAGCAGCCATCTTTTCCTACGCTATGCCTTCGGAGAGACTCGTGGGACGACTTGA
- a CDS encoding ABC transporter ATP-binding protein → MSEQVLRVQEIHKSFGRHKVLQGVSFSVSPGTLVGIVGENGAGKSTLLKILAGELRPNQGQVMRRGALGYCPQQVILNEALTISQHLDYFRAAYGIDSLRPADELIERLGYARYRAAIVRTLSGGTKQKLNLTLALMHQPTVLLLDEPYQGFDWETYLRFWELTTELREQGCAVLVISHLFFEQKRFDELYHLQQGQITRAAS, encoded by the coding sequence ATGTCAGAACAGGTCTTGCGCGTTCAGGAGATTCATAAGTCATTTGGGCGGCACAAAGTCTTGCAGGGGGTGAGTTTCTCAGTCTCACCTGGCACGTTAGTGGGCATCGTTGGCGAAAACGGCGCGGGCAAATCAACGCTGCTCAAGATTCTGGCGGGCGAGCTACGCCCCAACCAGGGGCAAGTCATGCGGCGCGGCGCGCTGGGCTACTGCCCGCAGCAGGTGATCTTGAACGAGGCGCTGACCATCAGCCAGCACCTCGATTACTTTCGCGCTGCCTATGGCATCGATAGTCTGCGCCCTGCCGACGAATTAATCGAACGCCTGGGCTACGCGCGATACCGGGCAGCAATCGTGCGCACGCTGAGCGGCGGCACGAAGCAGAAGCTGAACCTGACACTGGCGCTGATGCACCAGCCCACTGTGCTCCTGCTGGATGAACCCTATCAAGGCTTCGATTGGGAGACGTACCTCCGCTTCTGGGAACTGACGACTGAGTTGCGCGAGCAGGGCTGCGCTGTGCTGGTGATCTCCCACCTCTTCTTTGAGCAAAAACGCTTTGATGAACTCTATCACTTGCAGCAGGGCCAGATAACACGGGCCGCCTCTTGA
- a CDS encoding TetR/AcrR family transcriptional regulator yields the protein MSPRPDVSEERKAQILNAATAIFARLGFHEARMEDIAKEAGLSKATLYLYFKSKDDIIAAILDHFYHRGLQDLQLVQGYEGSITDLLLMITRFLAAEAEQMMALLPISFEFYALAARREDVRQSVKEYFQSYREGLAALIQLGIERGEFRPVDPHEAAITLAAIFEGLGVLEATDPDVVSCEVLAEKAVSLLLTGLIIKKE from the coding sequence ATGTCTCCTCGCCCTGATGTCAGCGAAGAGCGCAAAGCACAGATTCTCAATGCAGCAACGGCAATCTTTGCCCGGCTGGGCTTCCACGAAGCGCGGATGGAGGATATTGCCAAAGAGGCCGGACTGAGCAAGGCCACACTCTATCTCTACTTCAAGAGCAAGGACGACATAATCGCCGCCATTCTGGACCATTTCTATCATCGGGGGTTGCAAGACTTGCAGTTGGTCCAGGGGTACGAGGGGTCGATCACCGATCTGCTGCTCATGATTACGCGTTTCCTGGCCGCCGAGGCGGAGCAGATGATGGCGCTCTTGCCCATCTCTTTTGAGTTCTATGCGCTGGCCGCGCGCCGAGAGGATGTGCGCCAATCGGTCAAGGAGTATTTCCAGAGCTACCGCGAAGGGCTGGCGGCGTTGATTCAACTAGGGATTGAGCGAGGCGAGTTCCGGCCAGTGGACCCACATGAGGCCGCCATTACCCTTGCAGCCATCTTTGAAGGGCTGGGGGTGCTGGAAGCAACCGACCCCGACGTAGTGAGCTGTGAGGTTCTTGCCGAAAAAGCCGTTAGTTTGCTGCTAACAGGGTTAATAATAAAGAAGGAGTGA